In Apium graveolens cultivar Ventura chromosome 10, ASM990537v1, whole genome shotgun sequence, the following are encoded in one genomic region:
- the LOC141691908 gene encoding uncharacterized protein LOC141691908 has translation MLHTKSESDVTSLAPSSPSRSSPKRLVYFVQSPSRDSHDGDKSLSMQATPSFNSPAESPSHPSYGRHSRNSSSSRFSGIFRSSSGRKGGRKRNEKGWPECNVIVEDGDYDDGDGFTRRSQALIALLGFVVLFTVFCLIIWGAARPFKAEVTVKSLAVNNFYIGMGPDFTGVPTNMFTVNSSLRLSIYNPATFFGIRVSSTPVNLIYSDVTVATGQLKKYFQPRKSLRTVSVNLEGLRVPLYGAGSALNETSKGFQAPLELKFEIRSRGHVVGKLVTTRHRRRMSCSLVIDSTKSKPIKFRKNSCTYS, from the exons ATGCTGCACACAAAGTCTGAGTCTGATGTTACTAGTTTAGCTCCATCATCACCATCGCGATCATCACCCAAGAGGCTAGTGTACTTTGTGCAAAGTCCTTCAAGGGACTCTCATGATGGGGACAAGTCCTTGTCAATGCAAGCAACTCCCAGCTTTAATAGTCCAGCAGAGTCCCCTTCCCACCCTTCATATGGCCGCCACTCTAGGAATTCATCATCTAGTCGGTTTTCGGGAATATTTAGATCGTCTTCCGGAAGAAAAGGAGGCAGAAAGAGGAATGAGAAAGGGTGGCCGGAATGCAACGTGATTGTGGAAGACGGTGATTATGATGATGGAGATGGATTTACAAGGAGGTCTCAGGCTTTGATTGCTCTGCTTGGCTTCGTTGTCCTGTTTACTGTGTTTTGCCTGATTATATGGGGTGCAGCTAGGCCGTTTAAAGCAGAGGTTACTGTGAAG AGCTTGGCTGTCAACAATTTCTACATTGGAATGGGGCCAGACTTTACTGGGGTCCCAACAAATATGTTTACAGTGAATAGTTCATTGAGGCTGAGCATATACAATCCTGCTACATTCTTTGGCATTCGTGTTAGCTCCACACCTGTCAACCTGATATACTCAGATGTAACTGTCGCAACTGGTCAG TTGAAGAAATACTTCCAACCAAGAAAAAGTCTTCGGACTGTGTCGGTGAACTTGGAAGGACTTAGAGTACCTTTATATGGAGCTGGATCAGCCTTAAATGAGACCAGTAAAGGTTTTCAAGCTCCACTGGAACTAAAATTCGAGATAAGGTCACGAGGACATGTGGTAGGGAAATTGGTAACGACAAGGCATCGGAGACGTATGTCATGCTCTTTGGTCATTGACTCCACCAAGTCCAAACctataaaattcaggaagaattcatgCACTTACAGCTGA